From Paraburkholderia sabiae, a single genomic window includes:
- a CDS encoding GMC family oxidoreductase, which translates to MENDTYDYIIVGGGAAGCVVASRLSELSGKTVLLLEQGTHDRSLSIKVNGAYFRAMGTKRTIQYFSEPQPYTDNRPIQVMQANTLGGGHSINAMLYVRGQQEDYDGWRDMGCLDWGYSDVLPYFKRAENNLRIANQYHGNDGPLTVSDTRYKHVLSDVFIEAAIQAGSRAGIDVAANDDFNGARQAGVGYYQISSRRGERVSTARAYLRPAQARGNLIIQTDTRVLRVIIESKRAVGVLVRGHNGSEKRIMARAEVIISAGAVVSPKLLMLSGVGNGDELERLGIKVHKNLPGVGENFQDHLVVPVDGELRSPISLLGQDRGIRAIRHGLEWMLFRKGVLSSNLVEAGGFLDLDGDGRPEIQIHTLAMASTSWGKLGDIAPIHGYSVAPCCLTSFSRGSIKLRSSDPTETPIIVSNYLKDGRDVENLIRGVRFSREVLKASPLANFIRQETLPGVAVGNDRRSLETYVRQHVQMAFHCAGTCAMGNTEDAVVDSRLRVRGINGLRVVDASVMPVLVRGNTTAPVAMIAERAADFIKQDGTDKSFGLGQACASSATYVQPPTGEVACMEARRRSG; encoded by the coding sequence ATGGAAAACGATACCTACGACTACATCATAGTCGGTGGAGGCGCTGCCGGCTGCGTGGTGGCGTCCCGCCTTAGCGAACTCAGTGGAAAGACCGTTCTTCTCCTTGAACAGGGAACACACGATCGAAGCCTGTCGATCAAGGTGAACGGTGCATATTTCCGCGCAATGGGTACTAAGCGCACGATTCAGTACTTTTCCGAGCCGCAACCTTACACGGACAACCGACCAATCCAGGTAATGCAGGCCAATACGCTTGGTGGCGGCCACTCGATTAATGCCATGCTCTATGTTCGTGGTCAGCAAGAAGACTACGACGGTTGGCGCGATATGGGGTGCCTCGATTGGGGGTACAGTGACGTACTTCCGTACTTCAAGCGCGCCGAAAACAACCTTCGAATCGCCAATCAGTACCACGGTAATGACGGCCCGCTCACGGTATCGGATACTCGATATAAGCACGTTCTAAGCGACGTTTTCATTGAGGCGGCAATACAGGCCGGTTCGCGCGCGGGGATAGATGTTGCCGCTAACGATGATTTCAACGGTGCTCGACAGGCGGGCGTAGGCTACTACCAGATTTCCAGTCGAAGGGGGGAGCGTGTTAGCACTGCACGCGCATATCTTCGGCCAGCGCAAGCACGTGGCAATCTCATCATCCAGACCGATACGCGAGTTCTTCGCGTAATCATCGAAAGCAAGCGTGCAGTGGGCGTGCTCGTTCGGGGCCACAACGGGTCCGAAAAACGCATCATGGCACGAGCGGAAGTGATTATTTCGGCGGGGGCGGTTGTTTCCCCCAAGTTATTAATGCTTTCAGGTGTCGGAAATGGTGACGAACTAGAAAGGCTCGGCATCAAGGTACACAAGAATCTGCCGGGAGTGGGCGAGAATTTTCAGGATCATCTGGTGGTGCCGGTGGACGGGGAGCTGAGATCTCCCATCAGCCTGCTTGGGCAAGACCGTGGAATACGAGCGATTCGTCACGGCCTGGAATGGATGTTGTTTCGAAAAGGTGTGCTCAGTTCGAATCTCGTCGAGGCGGGTGGCTTTCTCGATCTCGATGGTGACGGGCGGCCGGAAATCCAGATCCATACGCTGGCGATGGCCTCGACCAGTTGGGGAAAACTTGGCGACATAGCGCCGATTCATGGCTACTCGGTTGCGCCGTGCTGCCTGACAAGTTTTTCCCGCGGGTCGATCAAGCTGAGAAGTTCAGACCCGACGGAGACACCCATCATCGTCTCGAATTATCTGAAGGACGGTCGCGACGTGGAGAACTTGATCCGCGGGGTGAGATTTTCTCGCGAGGTCTTGAAGGCGTCGCCGCTCGCGAACTTCATTAGGCAGGAGACGCTACCTGGAGTCGCGGTCGGTAACGATAGACGATCGCTTGAGACGTATGTACGGCAACATGTACAGATGGCTTTTCACTGCGCAGGCACATGTGCAATGGGCAATACGGAGGATGCCGTCGTCGATAGTCGCTTACGTGTGCGTGGTATTAATGGACTGAGAGTGGTCGACGCATCGGTTATGCCGGTGCTGGTGCGTGGCAACACGACAGCTCCGGTTGCGATGATTGCAGAGCGCGCCGCCGACTTCATCAAGCAAGACGGGACAGACAAGAGTTTCGGTCTTGGTCAAGCATGCGCGAGTTCAGCCACTTACGTCCAGCCTCCGACCGGCGAGGTGGCGTGCATGGAAGCGAGACGCAGATCCGGATAA
- a CDS encoding NADH:flavin oxidoreductase/NADH oxidase, with protein MSSIFTPLTLRSVTIKNRIAMAPMLMYTGQDDGRVTDLHLAHYGARALGGVGLITTEVVAVDRAGRISKKDLGLWDDNQIEGLTRLSGLIRACGAASALQLAHAGRKSTAGERIFAPSAIAHSDDALQPVALTLDEIKGLVNAYGNAASRAAQTGFDCLEIHAAHGYLIHEFLSPLSNLRNDEYGGSRENRWRFLLEIVEAVRKAWPEDKPLIVRLSAEDKAGEGGATIVDTIGLGERLKSLGVDALSVSAGGLTPTFDGEIYPGYQVGYAEQIRRALNIPVGCNGSITSSELIESILHREASDLVYMGRELLRNPFWLLNVAKSAGANPELAIPAYARATGPYERGH; from the coding sequence ATGAGTTCTATATTCACGCCGCTCACCCTTCGTAGTGTGACGATCAAAAACCGCATCGCGATGGCCCCTATGCTCATGTACACCGGCCAGGACGATGGACGGGTAACCGATCTCCATTTGGCGCATTACGGCGCCAGAGCGCTAGGTGGCGTCGGCCTCATCACGACCGAAGTGGTGGCGGTCGATCGCGCCGGGAGGATCAGCAAGAAGGATCTCGGCCTGTGGGACGACAACCAGATCGAAGGGCTCACTCGTCTTTCTGGTTTGATCCGCGCATGCGGCGCTGCGTCGGCACTGCAACTCGCGCACGCCGGACGCAAGTCGACGGCTGGCGAGCGGATTTTCGCCCCGTCTGCGATAGCTCACAGCGACGATGCGCTGCAGCCTGTTGCTTTGACGCTGGACGAAATCAAAGGCCTGGTGAACGCGTACGGAAATGCGGCTTCACGTGCTGCGCAGACCGGCTTCGATTGCCTGGAAATTCATGCCGCGCACGGTTACCTCATTCACGAGTTTCTCTCGCCGCTAAGTAACTTGAGAAATGACGAGTACGGCGGCTCGCGTGAGAACCGCTGGCGGTTCTTGCTGGAAATCGTCGAGGCGGTGAGGAAGGCATGGCCAGAAGACAAGCCACTTATCGTACGCCTGTCTGCCGAGGATAAGGCGGGCGAGGGTGGCGCGACAATCGTCGACACGATAGGTCTTGGCGAGCGTCTGAAGTCACTTGGAGTCGACGCGCTCAGCGTGTCGGCGGGAGGACTCACGCCCACGTTCGACGGCGAGATTTATCCCGGATATCAGGTTGGGTACGCGGAGCAAATCAGGCGCGCGCTCAATATCCCCGTCGGGTGCAACGGCTCAATCACTTCCAGTGAGCTGATCGAATCCATACTGCATCGAGAAGCGTCCGACCTTGTCTACATGGGCCGTGAACTTCTGCGAAACCCGTTCTGGCTCTTGAATGTGGCGAAATCGGCCGGCGCGAATCCGGAGCTGGCAATCCCCGCGTACGCACGCGCTACAGGCCCTTACGAGCGCGGACATTGA
- a CDS encoding helix-turn-helix domain-containing protein — MNASKFSLNEVAELQRMAYWQDAIYKNYLTVDCRRLDHRSLAGNIRASRVGGLDLSEVTSPPMSYHRGPNQIAAGNERHFLLVLAVEGQGIVKQRGNRTLFGPGDMVIYGSQEASEISYPNGSTTQVIRIPSSLLEDRTSSTDRIAANLLDGSSPGGAIARALIRECIAANLGDHVADSRLANGVLEILTAVIENSLPTASLSRGAVPLSQVKKYVEEHLLDPDLSVQQIAVHNSVSVRTLNRMFAAEGTTAVNWIWTRRLANSYRLLSEGKVRQVSQAAFDSGFNDLSHFGRAFKKRYGRLPHEVLRNAN, encoded by the coding sequence ATGAATGCTTCAAAGTTCAGTCTCAATGAGGTAGCTGAACTTCAACGGATGGCGTATTGGCAGGACGCCATTTACAAAAACTACCTGACAGTTGACTGCCGGAGGCTTGATCACCGGTCCTTAGCCGGCAACATTCGGGCGAGTCGAGTCGGAGGACTCGACCTGAGTGAGGTCACCTCTCCTCCTATGAGCTACCACCGCGGCCCTAACCAGATCGCAGCAGGAAACGAGCGACATTTCCTGCTTGTACTGGCGGTGGAAGGCCAGGGCATTGTTAAACAGCGAGGTAATCGCACGCTGTTCGGACCCGGTGATATGGTCATATACGGATCGCAGGAAGCTTCTGAAATCAGCTACCCAAATGGATCCACCACCCAGGTCATCAGAATCCCAAGTTCGCTGCTGGAAGACCGGACCAGTTCAACCGACCGCATAGCTGCAAACCTCTTGGACGGGTCATCACCCGGGGGAGCGATAGCCCGTGCCCTGATTCGCGAATGCATCGCGGCAAACCTGGGTGATCATGTTGCTGACAGCCGCTTGGCCAATGGTGTACTGGAAATCCTGACAGCCGTCATAGAAAACAGTTTGCCGACGGCTAGTCTCTCAAGAGGTGCCGTTCCGCTTTCTCAAGTCAAAAAGTATGTGGAGGAGCATTTGCTTGATCCCGACCTGAGCGTCCAACAGATCGCTGTGCATAACAGCGTATCGGTTCGAACGCTCAACCGGATGTTCGCCGCTGAAGGCACGACAGCCGTCAACTGGATCTGGACCCGGCGCCTCGCAAACAGTTACAGGCTGTTGAGCGAAGGAAAAGTCCGGCAAGTCAGCCAGGCCGCCTTTGATAGCGGGTTTAACGACCTGTCACATTTTGGCCGCGCATTCAAGAAGCGTTACGGCCGGCTCCCTCACGAAGTATTGCGAAACGCCAACTGA
- a CDS encoding arginase family protein produces the protein MTESKDKTLRLIFPQWQGGDNPPYHFGAKLLAWLAPEPTGPVEEVPVAAPGEEPLRMEDGIIARGALLDQQRQARQLIDKHQPDRIVVLGGDCLVDLAPFAYLNERYSGELAVLWVDSHPDIMTPTEYYNAHAMVLGNLMGQGDRDFSRMVKHPIKPENVMYAGLHDPSEWEMTEMKRIGLRNVGPTQLAQEGSKPVLDWFKSTGAKHLAIHFDLDVLDPSMFRALLFAKPDLAADAYMGVARGELTIEQTVKLLGDVASVADVVGLGIAEHLPWDALALKEMLERLPLIGNATAV, from the coding sequence ATGACCGAATCCAAAGACAAAACACTTCGTCTGATCTTTCCGCAGTGGCAAGGGGGCGACAATCCTCCCTACCATTTTGGCGCGAAGCTGCTTGCCTGGCTTGCTCCTGAGCCAACTGGTCCCGTCGAAGAGGTCCCGGTGGCGGCGCCTGGTGAAGAACCACTTCGGATGGAAGATGGCATCATTGCACGCGGTGCTCTGCTCGATCAGCAGCGTCAGGCGCGCCAATTGATTGATAAACATCAACCTGATCGAATCGTGGTGCTCGGAGGCGACTGTCTCGTCGACCTGGCGCCCTTTGCCTATCTCAACGAGCGCTATTCTGGTGAGTTGGCCGTGCTGTGGGTAGATTCCCACCCGGACATCATGACGCCCACGGAGTATTACAACGCACACGCGATGGTATTGGGTAACCTGATGGGGCAGGGCGACCGCGATTTTTCTCGAATGGTTAAGCATCCTATCAAACCGGAGAATGTCATGTACGCGGGTCTGCATGATCCGTCCGAGTGGGAAATGACCGAGATGAAGCGCATAGGGCTCAGGAACGTTGGGCCGACGCAACTTGCGCAAGAAGGCAGCAAACCTGTTCTGGACTGGTTCAAGTCCACAGGTGCGAAACACCTGGCAATCCATTTCGATCTCGATGTCCTGGACCCATCGATGTTCCGCGCACTTCTTTTCGCCAAGCCGGACCTGGCTGCTGACGCCTACATGGGCGTCGCGCGGGGCGAACTGACGATCGAGCAAACGGTGAAACTTCTTGGTGACGTTGCCAGTGTTGCCGACGTCGTCGGCCTTGGGATCGCGGAGCATTTGCCTTGGGACGCGCTCGCCCTGAAGGAAATGCTGGAACGGCTGCCCCTCATCGGCAATGCGACCGCTGTATAG
- a CDS encoding EthD domain-containing protein, giving the protein MIRSAPLSEPLWWRQLRRLHRLKYAMHTIAFLFKRKPGMTREAFEHHYKEVHGPMVAKLPGLIEYRQCPVREANRGDVHAHVPSGFDALSIYTFESVGAAEAAWNSPANEPVQHDTREFIDVETMVTLPLFVRTVV; this is encoded by the coding sequence TTGATCCGCAGTGCTCCGCTTTCCGAGCCATTGTGGTGGCGGCAACTCCGCCGCCTTCACCGACTCAAATACGCTATGCACACTATCGCCTTTCTCTTCAAGCGCAAGCCGGGCATGACACGGGAAGCATTCGAGCATCACTACAAGGAAGTGCACGGCCCGATGGTCGCAAAACTGCCAGGCCTTATCGAGTATCGACAATGCCCGGTCCGCGAGGCGAATCGGGGTGACGTGCATGCACACGTCCCATCCGGATTCGACGCATTATCAATCTATACGTTCGAAAGCGTGGGCGCGGCTGAAGCGGCGTGGAATTCCCCGGCGAACGAGCCGGTGCAGCATGACACGCGCGAATTCATCGATGTAGAGACAATGGTCACATTACCGTTGTTCGTGCGCACGGTAGTGTGA
- a CDS encoding AraC-like ligand-binding domain-containing protein: MATHFSTSQISEDDRFDYWRDVICRTYVAVTCLPLERELDARVSVHEWGPARLTDITSSPMAYSRTTDDIRQLPSDDIQLCLIQEGSVAIAQDGRETTLGPGDIGLYDSARPFGMRFGEQYRAFVLKFPRLALSTRVPSIDKAMALKFAGDSRLGALVNSVLRESVKVWDFADEQLAARLSGPVLDIVSVAIENELLGARGVESRQAMQVEKIKRYMLERLGDADLDIATIALECHIAPRTIHRLFAAEGTTAIRWLWQKRLSASYQALSEGRARQVSEAAIDCGFSDFSHFTRAFKKAFGVMPNSLLRKSH; encoded by the coding sequence ATGGCGACACATTTCTCAACCTCGCAGATTTCCGAGGATGACCGCTTCGACTACTGGCGTGACGTGATTTGCCGGACATATGTTGCGGTGACCTGCCTTCCGCTCGAGCGCGAACTGGACGCACGCGTATCAGTGCATGAATGGGGGCCAGCGCGACTCACGGATATTACGTCGTCTCCGATGGCTTACTCGCGGACGACCGACGACATTCGTCAATTGCCCAGCGACGACATACAACTCTGCCTGATCCAGGAAGGTAGTGTGGCGATTGCGCAGGATGGGCGCGAGACTACATTGGGGCCAGGGGATATCGGCCTTTACGACTCGGCGCGTCCATTCGGCATGCGTTTCGGAGAGCAGTATCGCGCGTTCGTCCTGAAATTTCCCCGTCTCGCGCTGTCGACCCGTGTGCCTTCCATTGACAAGGCGATGGCGTTGAAATTCGCAGGGGATTCCCGGCTCGGGGCGTTAGTTAACTCTGTGCTCCGGGAATCGGTAAAGGTCTGGGATTTCGCCGATGAACAGCTCGCCGCGCGGTTGAGCGGTCCAGTTCTTGACATTGTTTCTGTGGCAATAGAGAACGAGCTGCTGGGCGCGCGAGGGGTCGAATCGCGACAGGCAATGCAAGTCGAAAAGATCAAGCGTTACATGCTTGAGCGACTCGGCGATGCGGATCTCGATATCGCGACTATTGCGTTGGAATGCCATATTGCACCGCGCACGATTCATCGGTTATTTGCGGCAGAAGGTACGACCGCTATCCGATGGCTGTGGCAAAAGCGCCTTTCTGCAAGCTATCAGGCGCTATCGGAGGGCCGCGCAAGGCAAGTATCAGAGGCCGCCATCGACTGTGGGTTCAGTGATTTCTCGCACTTCACGCGTGCGTTCAAAAAGGCGTTTGGTGTCATGCCGAATAGCTTGTTGCGAAAGTCGCATTGA